The sequence below is a genomic window from Lolium perenne isolate Kyuss_39 chromosome 7, Kyuss_2.0, whole genome shotgun sequence.
cggcaatgccaaggccgccaaggatgactactgcgacatggtgaggtctcgtcacccggaggtggatgaccccttgcGCATCCCGACCGACGccgagtcgttggtcctgtcgagtcacgggcgtccgcatggccgtttcccctttctgaataaggcggtcaagcctacccactccacgagctacacgcgtctcaagcataccctcaccgccgacagcccccagcctcgtccacggcctgctcgtccacccgcctacgatgtaagttttcctcattttcatcctctttccggttttccttcctacatggctaagtgtttacgagattcattgtttctgaaattgtagcctgagttcgaggcggccttcgaagcctgcaatgaagcgtatcagcaggccgttgcccagtggaataggcagaataaggcctacatggcgtatatagaagtaagtctgaatctttcttctcgctagtagatgacaagtctcagtttgatgctttatttctgcaaagcctaacttgtaacctatcttgcaggaaATGATGATTTCTATGTCTACTGGTACACCGGCACCGGCTCGAGTTCCCGtggcgggggacatgcctatcatgccatcgagggcagctttcgctgcgacttactacggatccacaccggaggtaagttctttgccaaacccGTAGTTACCACTTCCCTTTGCATCGCATgttgctaacatgtagggaacacgtagggaacgggatgctccgggaaccaggcctcgtcgggtgggcgcgaggtcacaccggttTATGAAGGTGGTCCGTCTCCTGGGCGTTCTGCTGGTGCCTCTCCATCGACTACTCCTGGGACTACTCCcagtgcctctccgtcgacttctcctgggcgtagcaccggtccttctccaggtggttcttctgcagcttctaccggCGCGCAACCCCGCGCTGCTCGTTTCGCCAACGATAAGGGCGGACACACTCCGCCCGGGTCCTTCCTTCGCTAGTCAGCTTAGAACTAGGGTTTGCTTGCTACTACTATgtatttggatgacatggcactctccGCTCTCCGCTTGCATGCTATTATGTGCACCATGTATGGTATTATGTGGATTATATGatatttatgtgaattatggcGAATCTGGTCGATTTTGGATGAATTTGGTCGATTATATGATATTTATGTGAATTTGGTCGAATTTGGTCGATTATATGAACTGGAACTGGATTGCATTGCAACTGGAACTGGAACtgaaacagaaaaaaaaatggCAGGCGCCTATGCCGAGGGtaatgccgtcggcatagaccctGACATAGGGCCATATGGTCAGGTCTAtgccgagggggttgccctcggcgtagcccgaCGCGCCCAGGTGCCGCCGCGCGCATACgccgagggggttgccctcggcgtagaggcCCAGCTGGCGGCGCCACGACGGGCCACGTCGCCCACCCGCGAGGAGGCCGCCTGTGCTATGCCGAGAGCCAGGCCGTCGGCGTATGGTGGCTTGCCGTTAACGGCGACGGCGCCACGCAACGAGACGCCGAGGGCAGCGACGCCGAGGGTGAACGCGCACCGTCGGCATAGacggcgtacgccgacggccgggACTACGCCGACGGCACGGTGCCGTGTGCCGAGGGAGCTGTACGCCGACCAGgtacgccgagggccaccgtcggcgtagcctacgccgagggccaggcgtggctacgccgagggcagccggccgtcggcgtTTGACACTGTAGTGAAGCTCAAGCATCGCAAAGATGGCGGCACCCAAGCGCAATCTTTCTGCTGCTGCTATTGTGGTTGACGCCGAGGAAGGGTCATATCTGCTCAAGATAGATGGGTACTCACGAACCAAGGTACTCCTCCAGACAGGCAAGTGCGCGATATCTACCCGTTTCAGTGTTGGAGGCCATGACTGGGCCTTGGAATTCTACCCAAACGGCTACGAGAGTGCCGATTTCGTGTCCGTTTACCTGCTTCTTGATTCCGCGGACGCCAAGGATGTGACGGCGAGCTTCGCTTTCAGTGTGCTGGacaaggatggggaaccggtaccgTCGTTCAGCCGTACCCACAGCGGACATACCTTCCAAGGAAAAAGTTCGGCTTGGGGCtgttatcaaaaaaaaaaaacggctTGGGGCTACTGTGATTTCGTCAAGAAGACTGACTTAGAGGGATCGGTGCACTTGATCAACGATTGTTTCACCATCAGGTGCGATGTCACCGTCATGAAGGAGATTCGCAGCCAAGAGCAACATAAGCGAAAGTGTAACCGGCTTGTGGTGGTTCCTCCGAGCAATTTGCATCGGCACCTCGGCGACCTCCTGAAGAGCACGGATGGAGCAGACGTGGTTTTTCATGTCGGCGGGGAGAAATTCCCGGCTCATAGGACCGTGCTCGCTGCTCGGTCGTCCGTCTTCAAAGCAAAGCTCTTTGGCTCCATGAAAGAGAAAATTGTCGATATTATCGAGATCTTTGACATGGAAAGTGACGTGTTCAAGTCATTGCTACATTTCATATACACGGACTCACTGCCTGAACAAACCACCCATGATGGTGAAGCACATGACGATGTGGTGATGGCTGGCCATCTACTCGTTGCAGCTGACAGGTACAATATCGAGAGGTTGAAGCTGATATGCGAGGAAATGTTGTGTAACCACATCGACTCCACCATTGTGGCGACAAGCTTCACTCTAGCTGAGCAGCACGGTTGCCATGAACTGAAGGAAGCTTGCTTTGAGTTCCTTGCTTCTCCTTCCAATTTGGAGGCTATGGTGACAAGTGATGGCTATGAGCATCTGAAAAGCAGTTGCCCGTCAGTTCTCAGGGAGATGATTGCTAGGTTCCTGCCTCCTGAGCTAAAAGCGGCGAAGGATATCATCATGACAATATAGTGCTAATGTGCTACTGTGACTATGTCATCCAAATTTAGTATTTCAGTTTCTACTACTTCTTCATGTATGGTTGCATGTCCGTATAAAAACAGAAAAACGATATCGCCTATATCTAGTCGAGCAAGTAGAACTAGTGTTTGGATGGCTTCTACATTGTGGTAACGGTGTCACTACCCATACGGCTGACTATAGGCCTGTTAGTAGTGACTTTTCGCCAAAATTTAACTTACCAACTAAAATTTACGCCCCTTGGCGGTATGGTTGCCATTAACAGGTCATCTTTGACCCATCACCGATGATCACAACCGACAAATGTGCTACTCAGTCAGATAAATTGTTGCAGACATCTTCTATGTACTAGAATTTCAATGATGCTAACTCTTAGTAAATTTAACTATGTGTTGTAGTTTGTATCGAGCCTCTACTCGTAAGGTAGACGATGAGTATATATTGTAGAATTTTATATTTACTCATTATCTAACATAATTTACATTCAGAAAGGCTATTCCAAGATTTTATTAGACATTGCGGTTCAAAAGTCTGATCAAAAAAGGAAAGCAGATTTAGCATGTACATACGGACTACAATCCATTGAAGTTCTACAAATTAATCACAGAGGCATGTAAGATTACAGAAAACTCAAACCTCTTCGAGTTTAACGAGTGCACATTTGCTCGGCATGTTTGAACGCATGTTCGTTTACTAAAAAGCGAGCCAAGTTGAAAATTTGGCGTTAACACTACAAGTTGAGCATCGCGAGCTGGTTATTAAGCTCGTTAGTATTGTTAGCAGCCCAATATAAGTCCAACAAATGACATCCTAGCTGCTCATTTATGTTGACCGAAACACCTACTTCTTGTCTTCTCCCAAAATTTTGTTGTGGCGCTGAGGTTTTTTTTTGTGTGGCCGGCATCCCTGCTCGCCTCCCACCGACCACCACCAGTTGTTGCATATTGCCCTCCTCGTGTCCATGCTCATCTCCGTCAGAATCGGATATCCTAGATGCAACATAGTGGATAGGAGATGGTTCTGCATACCATGAGGCAAGGAAGATGTTGTCATCAAAGTCAACCTCCTTGCACATGTCGCACTTAGCGAGTTTCGCGAGAACTGCTATCTTGACTTATAGCTTGTTAAGGATAATGAGCTTAATGTTTCAAACCTTTATGAACTGAGGCTTAACGAGTGGAGCAACTCATTAAACCAACTCTAGAGGAAAGCGACTTcatcctttttttttcttcaatCCAATGTAGTTTTTCTGATGGAAATGTTTCCATAGAAAATATAACTAAAAGTGAAAAACAAATATAACTTATACTACAAAATACTATTttattaaatatatatatatatatgttattGTTGCATAGTGATAAAATTATATTAAATGTATTTAGCAACAATATTATGTGTTTTATTATGATGAATGTGATAAACCAACATATTAGTTAAAATCATACCTTTGACAGAGCAAGTTCAAAGAATAGGAAAGTTTTGTCTAAGTAAGTGATAGTAATTTAACTTTAACACTATTGAGGCCCAAAAAAAATCATGGAACAACCGGGAAGAAGAAATGTGTACGTCGTGTCCTACCACTCGCTCCGACTAATGGATACCCCCGTCTGTTCGCTTTtataatatattttagatgatTTAATATAAACTGTATATGGATCGAAAGGATGAATCTACACACTGAACTCGTATAGATACATGTACCTTTGAATAACTTAAAATACCTTATAATAGTGAAAGAGGGAGTATATATTAGATAATATCTATAGTTCATAGAGAGAACATTCGTCATTTGGTGAAAAAATGCACATGATATTATCTACAAGATTAATAAATAATTACAATAACGAGTAGCGAGATGGATAATGTACTATTTAACTTTTTTGCGAAAAAAATACTATGCAACTTTGATTTGCTACTATGCACAGTTTTTCTAGTTCTTGTCATAGTAAAAAAATTGTTCTATTTATTCTTGTACTTGATCGTTTCGAAAGTTTTCTAAAAAAGTAGAACCAACGTTCTCTTGTGCACACCTGCACGGCTTAATCTAGGCCACCTACCGCGTTGTGCTCCTTAATTTCTCCGGCCTATCATATATTTCCCGACACGCAACTGGCCTGCTTAGGATTCCTTCACTTTTCCCCATTCCTCCTCCCTCTCAatggatctctctctctctctctacttGCTTGATGGCATTGCCGGTGTCACCTGCGGCAATTGGTCGCCATCACCGTCCTTCTATGCTCGAATCCAAGAACGCACGTCCAGGCGAGGTACCAACCAACTTATCCCCTCACCTCCCCCCCTTTCCCTTGATTTTGGAGTTCTTTCCCACATTCCAACACCACGGCGAGGATGCCATAGATGTTCTCTGCCACTGCGACTCCAGGCTCCATGAATCTGAAATACCCTTGCCCAAGCTATCTTCCTTCCCCGCCACCACTCGATACCTCAACTACGGCATGCACATGGGTGAGGTGTTGCATCCCAATCCAATATGGACCTTGGAGGTGGCGAGATCCGTTGTTCCATTGAGTCCCTCACCAAAATCTTCATATGGTCATGCGTTGTAAGATGGTACCCCCTCCCATGTGTCTGCCAAATTGCCTGAAAAGTCAGAGGCTTTGGAAGCCATGGAGTGGCTACAGGAAGTCGCAGATGGCTCAATGTTAGTCGCTAAATCCTCCTACTCCTTGCGGCCCCTCTTATCCAGCCAAGTCCCTGTGCCAGGGAATCAGGGTATCCTCGAGAACCTCGCCCCCTCCCCCCGATCTATTTTCGAATGATGCTCTCTATCTGAGCTCTCTCACTATCTATGTAGATGGTTCAATTTGGTGGAGTATTTCATGGTGTACTAATCATCATATCATGAGTAGCTCGCAAGTTTCTAGATGTTTACATGCTAGATAGATCTTCAGTTATTGAGAATTATTGCAAGTTTGAATTGTGGAGTGAATCTTCCCATCTAGGGGTGGACAAAAATATGTTGAATTGACATCTTAGATAatatgtattgttttatttctaaaAACTAGTAAAATATTTTAAATGGTGGCAACTTCTTACAATAATAAGGTACAACTTTGAGATTCCATTTTGTGCCAATTACCAAGCTAGCAACCTAGTTATTCTTAATATAAACTGCACCTAAGAATATAAACTGCATCACTTGATTTGTGGCAACCAACAACAAAATAAATGTTTACCTATTTTTTGTGATTTTAACTGGTTACAAGAAGGATTGAAGGAGGGTGTTGGCCCTACTGGCCACAATAGATGGCCTGCCCCGGTGTGTGAGGTGTCGCAACAAAGGGTTG
It includes:
- the LOC127316181 gene encoding BTB/POZ and MATH domain-containing protein 2-like yields the protein MAAPKRNLSAAAIVVDAEEGSYLLKIDGYSRTKVLLQTGKCAISTRFSVGGHDWALEFYPNGYESADFVSVYLLLDSADAKDVTASFAFSVLDKDGEPVPSFSRTHSGHTFQGKSSAWGCYQKKKTAWGYCDFVKKTDLEGSVHLINDCFTIRCDVTVMKEIRSQEQHKRKCNRLVVVPPSNLHRHLGDLLKSTDGADVVFHVGGEKFPAHRTVLAARSSVFKAKLFGSMKEKIVDIIEIFDMESDVFKSLLHFIYTDSLPEQTTHDGEAHDDVVMAGHLLVAADRYNIERLKLICEEMLCNHIDSTIVATSFTLAEQHGCHELKEACFEFLASPSNLEAMVTSDGYEHLKSSCPSVLREMIARFLPPELKAAKDIIMTI